The following proteins are co-located in the Chiroxiphia lanceolata isolate bChiLan1 chromosome 7, bChiLan1.pri, whole genome shotgun sequence genome:
- the LYPD6B gene encoding ly6/PLAUR domain-containing protein 6B isoform X1, translating into MSLFHPTLAGAFLLLFLLPGIWVSAENINFYDVRPPLDPTPFPESFKCFTCENAEDNYSCNRWAEDRWCPESKCTQYCLTVHLFTDRGKSTSVTKKCATGEECHLVGCHRHGESGHTECVSCCEGMICNVEIPTNDTNAVFAVLPARRTSGGSRRTVSVAVLVSAVMVTLS; encoded by the exons ATGTCCTTGTTCCATCCCACTCTGGCCGGGgcctttctcctgctcttcctccttccaggaatTTGGGTTTCAGCTGAGAACATCAACTTTTACGACGTGAGGCCTCCCCTGGACC CCACCCCATTTCCAGAGAGTTTTAAGTGCTTTACCTGTGAGAATGCAGAGGACAATTACAGCTGTAACAGATGGGCTGAAGATCGATGGTGCCCTGAAAGTAAGT GCACTCAGTACTGCTTGACAGTTCATCTCTTCACAGACCGCGGGAAGAGCACGTCAGTCACCAAAAAATGTGCCACGGGCGAGGAATGTCACCTCGTCGGCTGCCACCGGCACGGAGAAAGTGGCCACACA gaGTGTGTTTCCTGCTGTGAGGGCATGATCTGCAACGTGGAGATCCCAACCAACGACACCAACGCCGTGTTCGCCGTCCTGCCCGCCCGGAGGACGTcgggtggcagcaggaggacaGTCAGCGTGGCAGTGCTGGTGTCAGCCGTGATGGTCACCCTGTCCTGA
- the LYPD6B gene encoding ly6/PLAUR domain-containing protein 6B isoform X2, producing MSLFHPTLAGAFLLLFLLPGIWVSAENINFYDVRPPLDPTPFPESFKCFTCENAEDNYSCNRWAEDRWCPESTQYCLTVHLFTDRGKSTSVTKKCATGEECHLVGCHRHGESGHTECVSCCEGMICNVEIPTNDTNAVFAVLPARRTSGGSRRTVSVAVLVSAVMVTLS from the exons ATGTCCTTGTTCCATCCCACTCTGGCCGGGgcctttctcctgctcttcctccttccaggaatTTGGGTTTCAGCTGAGAACATCAACTTTTACGACGTGAGGCCTCCCCTGGACC CCACCCCATTTCCAGAGAGTTTTAAGTGCTTTACCTGTGAGAATGCAGAGGACAATTACAGCTGTAACAGATGGGCTGAAGATCGATGGTGCCCTGAAA GCACTCAGTACTGCTTGACAGTTCATCTCTTCACAGACCGCGGGAAGAGCACGTCAGTCACCAAAAAATGTGCCACGGGCGAGGAATGTCACCTCGTCGGCTGCCACCGGCACGGAGAAAGTGGCCACACA gaGTGTGTTTCCTGCTGTGAGGGCATGATCTGCAACGTGGAGATCCCAACCAACGACACCAACGCCGTGTTCGCCGTCCTGCCCGCCCGGAGGACGTcgggtggcagcaggaggacaGTCAGCGTGGCAGTGCTGGTGTCAGCCGTGATGGTCACCCTGTCCTGA